In Saccharothrix violaceirubra, the following are encoded in one genomic region:
- a CDS encoding cellulose binding domain-containing protein: protein MKPRMGALLAASALAMGSLLVVGAPASAAAGVTATFAKPQDWGSGFEGKFTITNGGTTALSSWKVEFDLPAGTTLGSYWDAIITKDGSHVTATNREYNGGIAVGANRTFGFVGTGSGVPQNCKINGASCAGGEIPNDPTPPSVPTGLTVTGKSSSSVSLSWTASTDNVGVTGYDVTVAGGATTTVPGTTATVNGLNPDTSYSFTVKARDAAGNVSGASTAVTAKTDPGTTPPPGNRGAPYLYLGWGNPPSPASVMNATGIKWFTMAFILAQNGCNPSWDGQRPLTGGNDANVINQIRAAGGDIIPSFGGWSGNKLGPNCSTAQALAGAYQKVIDAYKLKAIDIDIENTDEFENATVADRILEALKIVKQNNPGIQTIVTIPTLKTGPNSHGNRLIERSKAIGSNIDVFTLMPFDFGSTDIRTDTINAVTALKDKLKSTFGWTDAQAWAHSGISGMNGLSDQKEVTTPQTWTALRDFAKSNGLGRFTYWALNRDRGGCDGQVSGSCSGVPQQEWEFTRITAGF from the coding sequence ATGAAACCAAGAATGGGAGCGTTGCTCGCGGCGAGCGCGCTGGCCATGGGTTCACTTCTGGTGGTCGGGGCCCCTGCCTCTGCCGCCGCAGGCGTCACCGCCACGTTCGCCAAGCCCCAGGACTGGGGCAGCGGCTTCGAAGGCAAGTTCACGATCACCAATGGCGGAACCACCGCACTGTCGAGCTGGAAGGTCGAGTTCGACCTGCCGGCCGGCACCACGCTCGGGTCGTACTGGGATGCCATCATCACCAAGGACGGCAGCCACGTCACCGCGACGAACCGGGAGTACAACGGCGGCATCGCGGTCGGCGCCAACCGGACCTTCGGGTTCGTCGGCACCGGCTCGGGTGTCCCGCAGAACTGCAAGATCAACGGTGCGTCGTGCGCCGGCGGCGAGATCCCGAACGACCCCACGCCGCCCAGCGTGCCGACGGGCCTGACGGTCACCGGCAAGAGCAGCTCCAGCGTCTCGCTGTCGTGGACCGCGTCGACCGACAACGTCGGCGTCACCGGCTACGACGTGACCGTCGCCGGCGGTGCGACCACGACCGTCCCGGGCACCACCGCGACGGTCAACGGCCTGAACCCCGACACCTCCTACTCGTTCACGGTGAAGGCCCGTGACGCGGCGGGCAACGTGTCGGGCGCCAGCACGGCGGTCACCGCCAAGACCGACCCGGGCACCACGCCGCCTCCTGGCAACCGTGGCGCACCGTACCTGTACCTGGGCTGGGGCAACCCGCCGTCGCCCGCTTCGGTCATGAACGCGACCGGCATCAAGTGGTTCACGATGGCGTTCATCCTGGCGCAGAACGGGTGCAACCCGTCGTGGGACGGCCAGCGCCCGCTGACCGGCGGCAACGATGCCAACGTCATCAACCAGATCCGCGCGGCGGGCGGCGACATCATCCCGTCGTTCGGCGGGTGGAGCGGCAACAAGCTCGGCCCGAACTGCTCCACGGCGCAGGCCCTGGCCGGCGCTTACCAGAAGGTGATCGACGCCTACAAGCTCAAGGCGATCGACATCGACATCGAGAACACCGACGAGTTCGAGAACGCCACCGTCGCGGATCGCATCCTCGAGGCGCTCAAGATCGTCAAGCAGAACAACCCGGGCATCCAGACGATCGTCACGATCCCGACCCTCAAGACCGGCCCGAACTCCCACGGCAACCGGCTGATCGAGCGCTCCAAGGCGATCGGGTCGAACATCGACGTCTTCACCCTGATGCCGTTCGACTTCGGCAGCACCGACATCCGCACCGACACGATCAACGCGGTGACGGCGCTGAAGGACAAGCTGAAGTCGACGTTCGGCTGGACCGACGCCCAGGCGTGGGCGCACTCGGGCATCTCCGGCATGAACGGCCTGTCGGACCAGAAGGAAGTGACGACCCCCCAGACCTGGACGGCGCTGCGCGACTTCGCGAAGTCCAACGGCCTGGGCCGGTTCACCTACTGGGCACTCAACCGCGACCGCGGCGGCTGCGACGGCCAGGTGTCCGGCAGCTGCTCGGGCGTGCCCCAGCAGGAATGGGAGTTCACCCGCATCACCGCCGGCTTCTGA
- a CDS encoding sensor histidine kinase → MFRTFAQVVYVSDRTRVFARARLRLVFLVAALVYGLVLAIGTSADYVEYESPDGWWPLLFAIVFGSYAILPFSTITAWRLATVSLLVFRVLLRTEPDVVGSWQWWFYLPVLLVVAATHTTRVVLLVGLLTSGTIVLAGQFSVSSSVVPTISLLMVLYLLAFALGSRGRAERRFHAERDEKAALVERARIAREMHDVVAHHMSLVVVRCETAPYRITGLPEPAVREFAELGESARSAITDMQRLLGVLRAAGHLADTAPQPGLAQIREIVPDADVPDADVPEAVALTAYRVVQEATTNARRHAPGSTVTVRVSLVGDALEVVVRNTAGGPSTGGGSGHGLIGMRERVGVHGGTVTAEPLPDGGFEVLARVPVG, encoded by the coding sequence GTGTTCCGCACCTTCGCGCAGGTCGTGTACGTGTCCGACCGGACGCGGGTGTTCGCGCGGGCGCGACTCCGCCTGGTCTTCCTGGTGGCCGCGCTGGTCTACGGACTCGTCCTCGCGATCGGCACGAGTGCGGACTACGTCGAGTACGAGAGCCCGGACGGCTGGTGGCCGCTGCTCTTCGCGATCGTGTTCGGCTCGTACGCGATCCTGCCGTTCTCGACGATCACGGCCTGGCGGCTGGCCACCGTGTCCCTGCTGGTGTTCCGGGTCCTGCTCCGGACCGAACCGGACGTCGTCGGCTCCTGGCAGTGGTGGTTCTACCTGCCTGTACTGCTGGTCGTAGCCGCCACGCACACCACGCGCGTCGTGCTGCTGGTCGGGCTGCTGACCTCGGGCACGATCGTCCTGGCCGGTCAGTTCAGTGTCTCGTCGTCGGTCGTGCCCACGATTTCCCTGCTGATGGTCCTCTACCTGCTCGCCTTCGCCCTCGGCTCCAGAGGACGGGCCGAGCGCAGGTTCCACGCCGAACGCGACGAGAAAGCCGCGCTGGTCGAACGCGCCCGCATCGCCCGCGAGATGCACGACGTGGTGGCGCACCACATGTCGTTGGTCGTGGTGCGGTGTGAAACCGCGCCCTATCGGATCACCGGGTTGCCCGAACCGGCCGTGCGCGAGTTCGCCGAGCTGGGGGAGTCCGCGCGGTCCGCGATCACCGACATGCAACGGCTGCTCGGCGTGTTGCGCGCCGCCGGCCACCTTGCCGATACCGCGCCCCAACCGGGCCTGGCGCAGATCCGGGAGATCGTCCCGGACGCCGACGTGCCCGACGCGGACGTGCCCGAGGCCGTCGCGCTGACCGCGTACCGGGTCGTGCAGGAGGCGACGACGAACGCCCGCCGCCACGCGCCCGGTTCGACGGTGACCGTGCGCGTGAGCCTGGTCGGGGACGCTTTGGAGGTGGTGGTCCGCAATACGGCGGGCGGCCCGTCGACCGGCGGCGGCAGCGGCCACGGCCTGATCGGCATGCGGGAACGGGTCGGCGTGCACGGCGGCACGGTGACGGCCGAACCCCTGCCCGACGGCGGGTTCGAGGTGCTGGCACGGGTTCCGGTGGGGTGA
- a CDS encoding response regulator, translating to MIKVLVVDDQEMVREGFSALLDAQPDITVVGSAGDGVAAVAAVRALHPDVVLMDVRMPEMDGLTATRLLADDPVRVLVLTTFDLDDYVYEALRAGASGFLLKHAPARELLDAVRVVARGEALLAPSVTKRLIEDFVKAQPVRVVRPAALTALTERETEVLRLVATGLSNTEIAVHLVLAEQTVKTHVSRVLTKLGLRDRAQAVIAAYESGLVVPG from the coding sequence GTGATCAAGGTGCTGGTCGTGGACGACCAGGAGATGGTGCGCGAGGGGTTCTCCGCGCTGCTGGACGCCCAACCCGACATCACGGTGGTGGGTTCGGCGGGCGACGGCGTGGCGGCGGTCGCGGCCGTGCGCGCGCTGCACCCGGACGTGGTGCTGATGGACGTGCGCATGCCGGAGATGGACGGCCTGACCGCGACGCGGCTGCTGGCCGACGACCCGGTCCGCGTGCTCGTGCTGACCACCTTCGACCTGGACGACTACGTGTACGAGGCGTTGCGCGCGGGCGCCTCCGGGTTCCTGCTCAAACACGCGCCCGCCCGGGAACTGCTCGACGCCGTGCGGGTGGTGGCCAGGGGCGAGGCGTTGCTCGCGCCTTCGGTGACCAAACGGCTCATCGAGGACTTCGTGAAGGCCCAGCCGGTCCGGGTCGTCCGGCCCGCCGCGCTCACCGCGTTGACCGAGCGGGAGACCGAGGTTTTGCGCCTGGTCGCCACGGGTCTGTCGAACACCGAGATCGCCGTCCACCTGGTGTTGGCCGAGCAGACGGTCAAGACCCACGTCAGCCGCGTCCTGACCAAACTGGGGCTGCGCGACCGCGCCCAGGCCGTGATCGCGGCCTACGAGAGCGGCCTGGTCGTACCGGGGTAG
- a CDS encoding alpha/beta hydrolase codes for MRRITLLVTLLVLVAPTGGTPAFTPRVEVFGDLSGGHVAVVVPGSDVDGERFDATVGLMAARLRAQRPDVAVVAWLGYRTPRGLGVDAASGRLARVGAVALREYVRGLRGHVHLLCHSYGTLVCADAVRGLPVDDVVFLGSPGVRFATAADLGTTARVWAARGSSDWTRWVPKIRFLDLGHGTDPTAESFGARVFDTGEAHAHDEYFTPGTASLAMLARIAAGEVS; via the coding sequence ATGCGGAGGATCACGCTGCTCGTCACGCTGCTGGTGCTGGTCGCGCCGACCGGCGGCACCCCGGCGTTCACGCCCCGGGTCGAGGTGTTCGGCGACCTGTCGGGCGGCCACGTGGCCGTCGTCGTGCCCGGGTCCGATGTGGATGGTGAGCGGTTCGACGCGACCGTGGGCCTGATGGCCGCACGATTGCGCGCACAACGCCCGGACGTGGCCGTCGTGGCGTGGCTGGGCTACCGCACGCCGCGGGGGCTCGGTGTCGACGCGGCGTCCGGGCGGCTGGCCCGCGTGGGCGCGGTGGCGTTGCGCGAGTACGTGCGCGGCCTGCGCGGGCACGTCCACCTGTTGTGCCACAGCTACGGCACGCTGGTGTGCGCGGACGCCGTGCGCGGCCTGCCCGTGGACGACGTGGTCTTCCTCGGCAGTCCGGGTGTCCGCTTCGCCACGGCCGCCGATCTCGGCACCACCGCGCGGGTCTGGGCCGCGCGCGGCTCGTCGGACTGGACGCGGTGGGTGCCCAAGATCCGGTTCCTGGACCTGGGCCACGGCACCGATCCGACCGCGGAGTCCTTTGGTGCCAGGGTGTTCGACACGGGCGAGGCCCATGCCCACGACGAGTACTTCACGCCCGGCACCGCGTCGCTGGCCATGCTCGCCCGGATCGCGGCCGGTGAGGTGTCGTGA
- a CDS encoding phospholipase A2, with translation MGVGAVDRHGRVGLRVLDRLPAWFRFVLVTLAVFVCGVIASRPAGAADDRPLTGDVADAARAVGRMTAPDRTTDPLAAFPADFDEVTGRDPRTITAPDGTLRAVDPGGGCSGPAGDTEWDFGTACRAHDLGYDLLRYAEHKGRPLPANARRSLDARLAADMHGQCDLNPRGAATRCHLVARIYAGGLAFNSWRQRWGPPGHEPVVAWGLGSAVVVFLLLARLPRRRGPAHGPVVPPEDDRYATFLRLGSLGTVVVAQSVLTVLHWAGLDADRLWPLTWVLQATSVFYFAGGHANLVGWHAVRAHGGGYGRYLTGRITWLLRPILGFVLAWLVLPLPLELLDADKSRVETFGRLIAHPLWFLGLYLVAIAATPVMARLHRAFRHATPLVLLGVMTVVDLVRVIFGWRTGGYLNLVLGALFLQQLGFHYADGSLRNIPRRVLALVASASVPVLLVLITVGGYPRAMMALPDERVSNLSPPTICLLVLGVGQLCLVLLLRDRITAWLGGRRAWRVVAYARTAPMTLYLGYLTALAGVVGVLGLLDAPSTFALPRWPAVLVLMLVPLLLAFHRFERRFLPSPCHTRETHRTRLAATLGVGYGVLGVLGFVVTGFSGTTATLVVLDVDPLQNLIHLLLGWYLLHTAKSGACHRRRPWLLTALACVPPLLVLRPTTPMVALHVVTMAAALLAAIPNEQSARDQRQPQHA, from the coding sequence ATGGGCGTCGGAGCGGTGGACAGGCACGGGCGGGTCGGGCTCCGGGTGCTCGACCGGCTGCCGGCGTGGTTCCGGTTCGTCCTCGTCACGCTCGCGGTGTTCGTCTGCGGCGTGATCGCCTCCCGACCGGCCGGTGCCGCCGACGACCGCCCGCTGACCGGCGACGTCGCCGACGCGGCGCGCGCGGTCGGGCGCATGACGGCACCTGATCGCACCACCGACCCGCTGGCCGCGTTCCCCGCCGACTTCGACGAGGTCACCGGGCGCGACCCGCGCACGATCACCGCGCCCGACGGCACGCTGCGCGCGGTCGACCCGGGCGGCGGCTGCTCGGGACCGGCGGGCGACACCGAGTGGGACTTCGGCACGGCGTGCCGCGCGCACGACCTCGGCTACGACCTGCTGCGCTACGCCGAGCACAAGGGCCGCCCGCTACCCGCGAACGCACGGCGGAGCCTCGACGCCCGACTCGCCGCCGACATGCACGGCCAGTGCGACCTCAACCCGCGCGGCGCGGCCACCCGCTGCCACCTCGTCGCCCGGATCTACGCGGGCGGCCTGGCGTTCAACTCGTGGCGGCAGCGCTGGGGTCCGCCGGGTCACGAACCCGTGGTCGCCTGGGGCCTGGGCAGCGCGGTCGTGGTGTTCCTGCTGCTGGCCCGGCTGCCGCGCCGACGCGGTCCCGCGCACGGCCCGGTCGTGCCGCCCGAGGACGACCGCTACGCCACGTTCCTGCGCCTGGGCTCGCTGGGCACGGTCGTGGTCGCCCAGTCGGTGCTCACCGTCCTGCACTGGGCCGGGTTGGACGCGGACCGGCTGTGGCCGCTGACCTGGGTCCTCCAGGCCACGTCGGTGTTCTACTTCGCGGGCGGCCACGCGAACCTCGTCGGCTGGCACGCGGTCCGCGCGCACGGCGGCGGGTACGGCCGCTACCTGACCGGCCGCATCACGTGGCTGCTGCGCCCGATCCTGGGGTTCGTGCTGGCGTGGCTCGTCCTGCCGTTGCCGCTGGAACTGCTCGACGCCGACAAGAGCCGCGTCGAGACGTTCGGCCGGCTCATCGCGCACCCGCTGTGGTTCCTGGGCCTCTACCTGGTCGCCATCGCCGCGACCCCGGTCATGGCCCGCCTGCACCGGGCGTTCCGCCACGCCACACCGCTCGTGCTGCTCGGCGTGATGACGGTCGTCGACCTGGTACGCGTGATCTTCGGCTGGCGCACGGGCGGCTACCTGAACCTCGTCCTCGGCGCGTTGTTCCTCCAACAACTCGGGTTCCACTACGCCGACGGCTCGCTGCGGAACATCCCCCGCCGGGTGCTCGCCCTGGTCGCGAGTGCGAGCGTGCCCGTGCTGCTCGTGTTGATCACGGTCGGCGGCTACCCGCGCGCGATGATGGCCCTGCCCGACGAACGGGTGTCCAACCTCAGCCCGCCCACGATCTGCCTGCTGGTGCTGGGCGTCGGCCAGCTCTGCCTGGTGCTGCTGCTGCGCGACCGGATCACGGCGTGGCTGGGCGGCCGGCGCGCGTGGCGGGTCGTGGCGTACGCGCGGACCGCGCCGATGACCCTGTACCTGGGCTACCTGACGGCGTTGGCGGGCGTGGTCGGCGTGCTCGGCCTGCTGGACGCGCCGTCGACGTTCGCGCTACCGCGCTGGCCGGCCGTGCTGGTGCTCATGCTCGTGCCGCTGCTGCTGGCCTTCCACCGGTTCGAGCGCAGGTTCCTGCCGTCCCCCTGCCACACCAGGGAAACCCACCGGACGCGGCTCGCGGCCACGCTCGGCGTCGGGTACGGAGTGCTGGGCGTGCTGGGTTTCGTCGTCACCGGGTTCTCCGGCACCACCGCGACCCTGGTCGTGCTGGACGTCGACCCGTTGCAGAACCTGATCCACCTGCTGCTGGGCTGGTACCTGCTGCACACCGCCAAGTCCGGCGCGTGCCACCGGCGCCGGCCCTGGCTGCTGACCGCGTTGGCGTGCGTGCCCCCGCTGCTCGTCCTGCGCCCCACGACGCCGATGGTCGCGTTGCACGTCGTCACGATGGCCGCGGCGCTGCTGGCCGCGATTCCCAACGAACAGAGCGCCCGCGACCAGCGGCAGCCACAGCACGCGTGA
- a CDS encoding SACE_7040 family transcriptional regulator: MPATDGVKPSRRDQILDAAAELFARHGFHGVGIDDIGAAVGISGPALYRHFKSKDAMLGEMLTAISDRLLDGGLGRVAAAGDDAAAALRDLVRWHVDFALDDPALITVQIRNLANLTDPDRRRVRALQRRYVEVWVETIRRTAPEVDEPTARAAAHAVFGLINSTPHSAHLDRDQMASLLSGMALAALTGLPSTDLTPA; encoded by the coding sequence GTGCCAGCCACCGATGGAGTGAAGCCCAGCCGACGGGACCAGATCCTGGACGCCGCCGCGGAACTGTTCGCCCGGCACGGGTTCCACGGCGTGGGCATCGACGACATCGGCGCCGCCGTCGGCATCTCCGGCCCCGCGCTCTACCGGCACTTCAAGTCCAAGGACGCGATGCTCGGCGAGATGCTGACCGCGATCAGCGACCGCCTGCTCGACGGCGGTCTCGGCCGGGTCGCCGCGGCCGGCGACGACGCCGCCGCCGCGTTGCGCGACCTGGTCCGCTGGCACGTCGACTTCGCACTGGACGACCCCGCGCTGATCACCGTGCAGATCCGCAACCTGGCCAACCTCACCGACCCCGACCGCCGCCGGGTGCGCGCGCTCCAGCGCCGCTACGTCGAGGTGTGGGTGGAGACGATCCGCCGCACCGCGCCCGAGGTCGACGAGCCCACCGCACGCGCCGCCGCGCACGCCGTGTTCGGTCTGATCAACTCCACGCCGCACAGCGCGCACCTCGACCGCGACCAGATGGCCTCGCTGCTGTCCGGGATGGCGCTGGCCGCGTTGACCGGCCTGCCGTCCACCGACCTCACCCCGGCCTGA
- a CDS encoding SGNH/GDSL hydrolase family protein — MRPIRTLATLVAAAAVAVLTALPAQAAAAENYVALGDSYSAGTGTGSYYGDSGSCKRGQYAYPALWAATHAPASFKFVACSGAKTSDVLNNQIGALSATTSLVTVSVGGNDAGFVDVITTCTLGSDATCVNRVNQAKNYTNNTLPGLLDNVYAQIRNRAPSARVVVLGYPRMYQVPGSCSVGLSDTKRAAINSAADTLHTVVSGRAAARSFTYRDLRGSFSGHEICSSAWWLNSLSWPVEESYHPNRDGQRLGYLAQLNAVTG, encoded by the coding sequence ATGCGTCCGATCCGCACCCTGGCCACCCTGGTCGCCGCCGCCGCGGTGGCCGTCCTCACCGCGTTACCCGCCCAAGCCGCCGCGGCCGAGAACTACGTCGCGCTCGGCGACTCCTACTCGGCCGGCACGGGCACCGGCTCGTACTACGGCGACAGCGGGAGCTGTAAGCGTGGCCAGTACGCGTACCCCGCGCTCTGGGCCGCCACGCACGCGCCCGCGAGCTTCAAGTTCGTGGCCTGTTCCGGGGCCAAGACCTCCGACGTGCTCAACAACCAGATCGGCGCGCTGTCCGCGACGACGTCGCTGGTCACCGTCTCCGTCGGCGGCAACGACGCCGGTTTCGTCGACGTGATCACCACGTGCACGCTGGGCTCCGACGCGACCTGCGTCAACCGGGTCAACCAGGCCAAGAACTACACCAACAACACCCTGCCCGGCCTGCTCGACAACGTGTACGCCCAGATCCGCAACCGTGCCCCGTCCGCCCGCGTGGTCGTGCTCGGCTACCCGCGCATGTACCAGGTGCCGGGCTCGTGCTCGGTCGGCCTGAGCGACACGAAGCGCGCCGCGATCAACTCGGCGGCCGACACCCTGCACACCGTCGTGTCCGGTCGGGCGGCGGCGCGTTCGTTCACCTACCGCGACCTGCGGGGCTCGTTCTCGGGACACGAGATCTGCTCGTCCGCGTGGTGGCTCAACAGTCTGTCGTGGCCGGTCGAGGAGTCGTACCACCCGAACCGCGACGGTCAGCGGCTTGGCTACCTGGCACAGCTCAACGCCGTCACGGGCTGA